The following are encoded together in the Anaerostipes caccae L1-92 genome:
- a CDS encoding PTS mannitol transporter subunit IICB has translation MKQQVQKFGRFLSGMVLPNISALIAWGFFTAIFLQGGWFPNEKMAAVISPMLNYLIPVLMGYTGGKMVYGTRGAVVGAVATFGIIIGGSIPMFLGAMIAGPLGGWLVKKLDGLLKDKIPTGFEMLYDNFSAGILGMILVMLCFWIMGPLVEGASNALGNGVKAIVDAGMLPLASVIIEPAKILFLNNAIQYGVLTPLGLADAAEAGKSIYFLLEGNLGPGLGVLLACWFFGKGEAKSSAPGAIIIQFFGGIHELYFPYVLMKPALIIAVILGGSAGILTNSLLGSGLVAAATPGSIFAYMAMAPKGGALPVLAGIAAATAVSFIAASIIYKRSKDDEEEGSFQSFDPLDLSLDGGVKKIVFACDAGMGSSAMAAATLTNKLNKAGINIKVAHTSVDEIPEDAEIILTHTSLADRAKSYNSTARIIAVSNFVEAPEYDRLVEELKKQQ, from the coding sequence ATGAAACAGCAAGTACAGAAGTTCGGACGTTTTTTGAGCGGCATGGTGCTGCCCAACATCAGTGCGCTGATCGCATGGGGATTTTTCACCGCGATCTTCCTGCAGGGAGGGTGGTTCCCAAATGAAAAGATGGCAGCCGTGATCAGTCCTATGCTTAACTATCTCATTCCGGTCCTGATGGGCTATACCGGAGGAAAGATGGTGTACGGAACAAGAGGAGCAGTCGTCGGTGCAGTGGCAACCTTCGGCATCATCATCGGAGGCTCCATCCCGATGTTCCTCGGAGCAATGATCGCAGGACCTCTTGGAGGATGGCTTGTGAAAAAGCTGGACGGTCTGCTGAAAGACAAGATTCCGACAGGTTTTGAGATGCTTTATGACAATTTTTCCGCAGGAATCCTCGGAATGATTCTCGTAATGCTCTGTTTCTGGATTATGGGGCCGCTCGTAGAGGGAGCCAGCAATGCCCTTGGAAACGGAGTAAAGGCAATCGTAGACGCGGGAATGCTGCCGCTGGCATCTGTTATCATTGAGCCGGCAAAAATTTTATTTTTAAATAACGCCATTCAGTATGGCGTGCTGACACCGCTTGGTCTTGCAGACGCGGCTGAAGCCGGAAAATCCATCTACTTTCTGCTGGAAGGCAACCTGGGGCCTGGACTCGGAGTACTCCTTGCATGCTGGTTTTTCGGAAAAGGAGAAGCAAAGAGTTCTGCTCCGGGTGCTATCATTATTCAATTCTTCGGCGGAATCCATGAACTTTACTTCCCCTATGTACTTATGAAGCCTGCCCTGATCATCGCGGTAATCCTGGGAGGCAGTGCAGGAATACTTACCAACTCCTTATTGGGCAGCGGTCTTGTGGCGGCGGCGACACCGGGAAGTATTTTTGCCTATATGGCCATGGCTCCGAAAGGCGGGGCGCTTCCGGTGCTGGCAGGTATTGCTGCGGCTACGGCAGTATCTTTTATCGCTGCTTCCATTATTTATAAGCGCTCTAAAGATGATGAGGAAGAGGGCAGCTTCCAGAGTTTTGACCCATTGGATCTGTCTCTGGACGGCGGGGTAAAGAAGATCGTCTTTGCCTGTGATGCGGGAATGGGCTCCAGCGCCATGGCGGCGGCTACTTTGACGAATAAGCTGAATAAGGCCGGAATCAATATTAAAGTGGCTCACACATCTGTGGATGAGATACCAGAGGACGCAGAGATTATTCTTACTCACACAAGCCTTGCGGACAGGGCGAAATCTTATAACAGTACGGCACGGATCATTGCGGTTTCCAACTTTGTTGAGGCACCGGAATATGACCGGCTGGTGGAAGAACTGAAAAAGCAGCAGTAA